In a single window of the Saccharothrix australiensis genome:
- a CDS encoding sensor histidine kinase, whose protein sequence is MRKSLALVSLAVTSMVALAFLIPLALVVRRLAEERALDTAERQAAALTPVLVITADPATVEQALTAAGGRLAVHLPGGGVVGTVKATPDQLRTAREDGLAFTGTVPDGRVHLQPVVLGKDRVAVVEAFVAEAELSRDVLPAWLALSGVAVSLVLASVLVADRLGARVVRASRALADGARRMEQGELAARVTPTGPPELVDAGGAFNRMADRIGQLMAAEREVLADLSHRLRTPLTALRLDSETLGQDPGANRVRQAVHALEREVNELIRAARRELDDPDGGRCDAAEVVRDRLVFWSALADDQRRRWNLRGAERSAFVPLTRTDLAAAMDVVLGNVFRHTPEGVGFVVALFHRADHVVIVIEDSGPGIEDLESALRRGSSSAGSTGLGLDIARRAAESTGGSLVVDRGPLGGTRVQLRLTLLPEHEG, encoded by the coding sequence GTGAGGAAGTCCCTGGCCCTGGTGTCGCTTGCGGTCACGTCGATGGTGGCGCTGGCGTTCCTGATCCCGCTCGCCCTGGTCGTGCGCCGCCTCGCCGAGGAGCGGGCGCTGGACACCGCCGAGCGCCAGGCCGCCGCGCTGACCCCGGTCCTGGTCATCACGGCCGACCCCGCGACGGTGGAGCAGGCGCTGACGGCCGCGGGCGGTCGACTGGCCGTCCACCTGCCGGGCGGCGGGGTCGTCGGCACGGTCAAGGCGACCCCCGACCAGCTCCGGACGGCGCGGGAGGACGGGCTGGCGTTCACCGGGACCGTCCCGGACGGGCGCGTCCACCTCCAGCCGGTGGTGCTCGGCAAGGACCGGGTCGCGGTCGTGGAGGCGTTCGTGGCCGAGGCGGAGCTGTCGCGGGACGTGCTGCCCGCCTGGCTCGCGCTCAGCGGGGTCGCCGTGTCGCTGGTGCTGGCCTCGGTGCTGGTCGCGGACCGGCTCGGCGCGCGGGTCGTCCGGGCGTCCAGGGCGCTGGCGGACGGCGCGCGCCGCATGGAGCAGGGCGAGCTGGCGGCGCGGGTGACGCCGACCGGGCCGCCCGAGCTGGTGGACGCGGGCGGCGCGTTCAACCGGATGGCGGACCGGATCGGGCAGCTGATGGCCGCCGAGCGCGAGGTGCTGGCCGACCTGTCGCACCGGCTGCGCACGCCGCTCACCGCGCTGCGGCTGGACTCGGAGACCCTGGGCCAGGACCCCGGCGCGAACCGGGTGCGGCAGGCCGTCCACGCGCTGGAGCGCGAGGTGAACGAGCTGATCCGGGCCGCGCGCCGGGAGCTGGACGACCCGGACGGCGGCCGGTGCGACGCGGCGGAGGTGGTGCGGGACCGCCTGGTGTTCTGGTCGGCGCTGGCCGACGACCAGCGGCGGCGGTGGAACCTGCGGGGCGCGGAGCGCAGCGCGTTCGTGCCGCTGACCAGGACCGACCTGGCCGCCGCGATGGACGTCGTGCTGGGCAACGTCTTCCGGCACACGCCGGAGGGCGTCGGGTTCGTCGTGGCGCTGTTCCACCGGGCGGACCACGTGGTGATCGTCATCGAGGACTCCGGGCCCGGCATCGAGGACCTGGAGTCGGCGCTGCGCCGTGGAAGCAGCAGCGCCGGCTCCACCGGTCTCGGACTCGACATCGCCCGCCGCGCGGCCGAGTCCACCGGAGGCTCGCTGGTCGTCGACCGCGGGCCGCTCGGCGGCACCAGGGTCCAGTTGCGGCTGACCCTGCTGCCGGAGCACGAAGGCTAG
- a CDS encoding response regulator transcription factor: MVSVLLVEDDPVVRSAVTRALTALGHAVLPVGTALEALREITATRFDLVVLDLGLPDVDGADALRMMRGVCDVPVIVATARDDEAEIVRLLNAGADDYLVKPFSSEHLAARLSAVLRRARKDAAPGPIRIGELTVDLDRREARLGDRELSLTRKEFDLLAYLAAREGRVVPRGELLANLWNLPGRHDDQTLDVHLSWLRRKLGERAARPRYLHTVRGVGFKLTAVE, from the coding sequence ATGGTCTCGGTGCTGCTCGTCGAGGACGACCCGGTGGTGCGGTCGGCGGTGACGCGCGCGTTGACGGCCCTGGGCCACGCCGTCCTGCCGGTCGGCACGGCGCTGGAGGCGTTGCGCGAGATCACCGCCACCCGGTTCGACCTCGTGGTGCTCGACCTCGGCCTGCCCGACGTGGACGGCGCGGACGCGTTGCGGATGATGCGCGGGGTGTGCGACGTCCCGGTCATCGTGGCCACCGCCCGCGACGACGAGGCGGAGATCGTCCGGCTGCTCAACGCGGGCGCGGACGACTACCTCGTCAAGCCGTTCTCCAGCGAGCACCTCGCCGCGCGGCTGTCGGCGGTGCTGCGCCGCGCGCGCAAGGACGCCGCGCCCGGACCGATCCGGATCGGCGAGCTGACCGTCGACCTCGACCGGCGGGAGGCCCGGCTCGGCGACCGCGAGCTGAGCCTGACCCGCAAGGAGTTCGACCTGCTCGCCTACCTCGCGGCGCGGGAGGGCCGGGTCGTGCCGCGCGGCGAGCTGCTGGCGAACCTGTGGAACCTGCCCGGCCGGCACGACGACCAGACGCTGGACGTCCACCTCTCGTGGCTGCGGCGCAAGCTGGGCGAGCGGGCCGCCCGGCCGCGCTACCTGCACACCGTGCGCGGCGTCGGGTTCAAGCTGACGGCGGTCGAGTGA
- a CDS encoding VIT1/CCC1 transporter family protein: MIDMTHPGEAHHEDLSERLNWLRAGVLGANDGIVSTAGLVVGVAGATTDRTTIFAAGVAGLVAGALSMAGGEYVSVSTQRDTERAALRLEARELREMPEEEERELADIYQDKGLSPELATRVARELTEQDALRAHAEAELQIDPDNLTSPWHAAWASLVSFAVGALIPLVAILVPPTGWRVWACAVAVLVGLVLTGWISARLGSSRVWRAVRRNVVVGSLTMVVTYYVGLLFGVTVG; the protein is encoded by the coding sequence ATGATCGACATGACGCACCCAGGCGAAGCGCACCACGAAGACCTCTCGGAACGCCTCAACTGGCTGCGCGCCGGCGTCCTCGGCGCGAACGACGGCATCGTGTCCACCGCCGGCCTCGTGGTGGGCGTGGCGGGCGCGACCACCGACCGCACCACCATCTTCGCCGCCGGCGTCGCCGGGCTGGTGGCGGGCGCGCTGTCGATGGCGGGCGGCGAGTACGTGTCGGTGAGCACCCAGCGCGACACCGAACGGGCCGCGCTGCGGTTGGAGGCGCGCGAGCTGCGCGAGATGCCCGAGGAGGAGGAACGCGAACTCGCGGACATCTACCAGGACAAGGGGTTGTCGCCGGAGCTGGCCACGCGGGTGGCGCGCGAGCTGACCGAGCAGGACGCGTTGCGGGCGCACGCCGAGGCCGAGCTCCAGATCGATCCGGACAACCTGACCAGCCCGTGGCACGCGGCGTGGGCGTCCCTGGTGTCGTTCGCGGTGGGCGCGCTGATCCCGCTGGTGGCGATCCTGGTGCCGCCGACCGGTTGGCGGGTCTGGGCGTGCGCGGTCGCCGTGCTCGTCGGGTTGGTGCTGACGGGGTGGATCAGCGCGCGGCTCGGGTCCAGCCGGGTGTGGCGGGCGGTGCGGCGGAACGTCGTGGTGGGCTCGTTGACGATGGTCGTGACGTACTACGTGGGGCTGCTGTTCGGGGTCACGGTGGGTTAG